A section of the Devosia rhizoryzae genome encodes:
- the hydA gene encoding dihydropyrimidinase has product MTKVIKNGTVVTADLSYKADVLIDGETIVEIGRNLSGDETLDATGCYVMPGGIDPHTHLEMPFMGTYSADDFESGTRAGLAGGTTMVVDFCLPNPDQSLLEALQMWDNKTGKASADYSFHMAVTWWGEQVFEEMAEVVDRGVTSFKHFMAYKGSLMVNDDEMFASFQRCADLGALPLVHAENGDIVAAMTQKLLAEGNNGPEGHAYSRPPEVEGEATNRAIMLADMAGVPLYVVHVSCEQAHEAIRRARQKGIRVYGEPLVQHLTLDESEYFNPDWDHAARRVMSPPFRNKQHQDSLWAGLQSGSLSCVATDHCAFTTEQKRNGIGNFAKIPNGTGGLEDRLPVLWTAGVNTGRLTPNEFVAVTSTNIAKILNMYPKKGAVMVGADADLVVWDPARSKTISAKAQQSVIDYNVFEGFEVTGLPRYVLSRGKVSIIENEIRTEPGHGKFVAREAKNPVNRALSQWKEIVAPRKVERAGIPATGV; this is encoded by the coding sequence ATGACTAAAGTCATCAAGAACGGCACCGTCGTCACGGCCGATCTCAGCTACAAGGCCGATGTGCTCATCGACGGCGAGACCATTGTCGAGATCGGGCGAAACCTTTCAGGCGATGAGACCCTCGACGCTACCGGCTGCTATGTCATGCCGGGCGGCATCGATCCGCATACCCATCTCGAAATGCCCTTCATGGGCACCTATTCCGCCGATGACTTCGAAAGCGGCACCCGCGCGGGCCTCGCTGGCGGCACCACGATGGTTGTGGACTTCTGCCTGCCCAATCCTGATCAGTCGCTGCTCGAAGCCCTCCAGATGTGGGACAACAAGACCGGCAAGGCGAGCGCCGATTATTCTTTCCACATGGCCGTCACCTGGTGGGGCGAGCAGGTATTCGAGGAAATGGCCGAGGTCGTCGATCGCGGCGTCACGAGCTTCAAGCACTTCATGGCCTATAAGGGCTCGCTGATGGTCAACGACGACGAAATGTTCGCCTCGTTCCAGCGCTGCGCCGACCTGGGCGCCTTGCCGCTCGTTCATGCCGAAAACGGCGACATCGTCGCCGCCATGACGCAAAAGCTGCTCGCCGAAGGCAATAACGGTCCCGAAGGCCATGCCTATTCGCGGCCGCCGGAAGTCGAGGGCGAAGCCACCAATCGCGCCATCATGCTGGCCGATATGGCCGGCGTCCCCCTTTATGTCGTCCATGTCTCCTGCGAGCAGGCGCATGAAGCCATCCGCCGCGCCCGCCAGAAGGGCATTCGCGTCTATGGCGAGCCGCTGGTCCAGCACCTGACGCTCGACGAAAGCGAATATTTCAACCCCGATTGGGACCATGCGGCCCGCCGCGTCATGTCTCCGCCCTTCCGCAACAAGCAGCATCAGGACTCGCTCTGGGCCGGCCTGCAGTCGGGTTCGCTCTCCTGCGTCGCCACCGACCACTGCGCCTTCACCACCGAACAGAAGCGCAATGGCATCGGCAATTTTGCGAAGATTCCGAACGGCACGGGCGGCCTCGAAGATCGCCTGCCGGTGCTGTGGACGGCAGGCGTCAATACCGGTCGCCTCACGCCCAACGAATTCGTTGCCGTGACCTCGACCAACATCGCCAAGATCCTCAACATGTATCCCAAAAAGGGTGCGGTCATGGTGGGCGCCGACGCCGACCTCGTGGTCTGGGACCCGGCGCGAAGCAAGACCATCTCGGCCAAGGCGCAGCAGTCGGTGATCGACTACAATGTGTTCGAAGGTTTCGAGGTCACCGGCCTTCCCCGCTACGTTCTTTCGCGCGGCAAGGTGTCGATCATTGAAAACGAGATCCGCACCGAGCCCGGCCATGGCAAGTTCGTCGCCCGTGAAGCGAAGAACCCTGTGAACAGGGCGCTATCGCAGTGGAAAGAAATCGTCGCACCGCGCAAGGTTGAGCGGGCCGGCATTCCGGCGACGGGGGTCTAG
- a CDS encoding ABC transporter ATP-binding protein: protein MDGKTTAVVEARNLGLTFPAGDGDIVALSDVNLTIDKGEFVSFIGPSGCGKTTFLRAIADLEKPTSGTLTVNGQTPENARKDRAYGYVFQAAALYPWRTIEDNVALPLEIMGYGSADRAERVRRTLALVNLSGFEKKYPWQLSGGMQQRASIARALSFDADLLLMDEPFGALDEIVRDHLNSELLKLWARTEKTICFVTHSIPEAVYLSTKIVVMSPRPGRVTDVIVSTLPRERPLDIRETPEFLEIAARVRDGLRAGHSYEEVV, encoded by the coding sequence TTGGACGGCAAGACGACCGCAGTTGTGGAGGCGCGCAATCTGGGCCTCACCTTTCCCGCCGGCGACGGCGACATCGTGGCGCTGAGCGACGTCAATCTCACCATCGACAAGGGCGAGTTCGTTTCCTTTATCGGTCCCTCCGGATGCGGCAAGACCACGTTCCTCCGCGCCATTGCCGACCTCGAAAAGCCAACCTCGGGCACCTTGACCGTCAATGGCCAGACACCGGAAAACGCGCGCAAGGACCGCGCCTACGGCTATGTGTTCCAGGCCGCCGCGCTTTATCCCTGGCGCACGATCGAAGACAATGTGGCGCTGCCGCTCGAAATCATGGGCTATGGCAGCGCCGATCGCGCCGAGCGCGTCCGGCGCACGTTGGCGCTGGTCAACCTGTCTGGTTTTGAGAAGAAGTACCCTTGGCAGCTTTCGGGCGGCATGCAGCAGCGCGCCTCCATTGCCCGCGCCTTGAGCTTTGACGCCGATCTCCTCCTCATGGACGAGCCATTCGGTGCGCTTGACGAAATCGTTCGCGACCACCTCAATTCCGAGCTCCTGAAGCTCTGGGCGCGCACCGAAAAGACCATTTGCTTCGTCACCCACTCGATCCCCGAGGCGGTCTATTTGTCCACCAAGATCGTCGTCATGTCGCCGCGGCCAGGGCGGGTGACCGATGTCATCGTCTCGACCCTGCCGCGCGAACGACCGCTCGATATCCGCGAAACACCGGAATTCTTGGAGATCGCGGCCCGCGTGCGCGATGGCTTGCGGGCCGGGCACTCTTATGAGGAAGTGGTTTGA
- a CDS encoding ABC transporter permease: protein MLQLYLALIAGGCGLLGLAASLPTLGAAPLMQIFFAVSTLSLLRLVLPWPFWLDGVLAALGAWALIASLPAEGLMPLHHWLALIASWAFAWLFVERLAAAIRAGKLPETGTGLVIPLIFGLALIVIWEVVTRGASVSPVLLPAPSAIATRFAASTGILWADFVQTFIKSVIPGYIIGCIAGLLVAIAVDRSPFLKAGIMPIGNFMSALPIIGIAPIMVMWFGFDWQSKAAVVVAMTFFPMLVNTVAGLNAASAIERDLMSTYAASYRQTLMKLRLPAAGPFIFNALKINSTLALIGAIVAEFFGTPVVGMGFRISTGVGRLAIDLVWAEIAVAAIAGSAFYGVIALIERGVTFWHPSVRGGRA, encoded by the coding sequence ATGCTGCAGCTTTACCTGGCGCTGATCGCCGGCGGCTGCGGACTTCTTGGTCTTGCCGCCAGCCTGCCGACGCTTGGCGCAGCGCCGCTGATGCAAATCTTCTTTGCCGTTAGCACCCTTTCGCTCCTACGCCTTGTTCTGCCATGGCCATTCTGGCTCGACGGTGTGCTGGCCGCCCTCGGCGCCTGGGCACTGATCGCGTCGCTTCCGGCCGAGGGCCTCATGCCTTTGCATCACTGGTTGGCCTTGATCGCCTCCTGGGCCTTCGCCTGGCTCTTCGTCGAGCGCCTCGCCGCAGCCATCCGCGCTGGAAAACTGCCCGAAACCGGCACCGGCCTCGTCATTCCGCTGATTTTCGGCCTCGCCCTCATCGTCATCTGGGAAGTCGTCACCCGCGGCGCCAGCGTTTCGCCGGTGCTTCTGCCGGCTCCCTCCGCCATTGCCACGCGCTTTGCCGCCTCGACTGGCATCCTCTGGGCCGATTTCGTCCAGACCTTCATCAAGTCGGTGATCCCGGGCTACATCATCGGCTGCATCGCCGGGCTCCTCGTCGCCATTGCTGTGGATCGCTCGCCATTCCTCAAGGCCGGCATCATGCCGATCGGCAATTTCATGTCGGCTCTACCCATCATCGGCATCGCTCCGATCATGGTCATGTGGTTCGGCTTCGACTGGCAGAGCAAGGCCGCCGTCGTCGTCGCCATGACTTTCTTCCCCATGCTGGTCAACACCGTCGCCGGGCTCAATGCCGCTTCGGCCATCGAGCGTGACCTCATGTCCACCTATGCCGCCTCCTATCGGCAGACTCTTATGAAGCTTCGGCTCCCCGCTGCGGGCCCCTTCATATTCAACGCCCTCAAGATCAACTCGACTCTTGCCTTGATCGGCGCAATCGTAGCGGAATTCTTCGGAACGCCTGTTGTGGGAATGGGCTTCCGGATTTCGACCGGGGTGGGGCGTTTAGCCATCGACCTGGTCTGGGCGGAGATCGCTGTTGCTGCGATCGCGGGGTCCGCCTTCTATGGGGTGATCGCTTTGATCGAGCGGGGCGTCACCTTCTGGCATCCGTCGGTCCGTGGTGGACGGGCGTAA
- a CDS encoding ABC transporter permease, producing the protein MNRILPVLTILLAIVVIWYAASVWMNAPWQTRLNERADLANVPFTEFVAQTWAQDKPVLPSPHQVAGEIWNATIALEPTSKRSLAYHGWITLSATLLGFAFGTSLGVLLAVAIIHNDASDRSLMPWIIASQTVPIVAVAPMLVVGLNAVGLTGLVPKALISMYLSFFPVVVGMVKGLRSPEGIQLDLLRTYDATPWQAFWKLRWPAAMPFLFASMKVGIAISLVGAIVAELSNTAGGGLGVRLLTGSVNGQTVQIWAALFIAAGLAAVLVAVVGRAEHMVNRRTGVRA; encoded by the coding sequence ATGAACCGCATCCTCCCCGTCCTCACCATCCTTCTTGCCATCGTCGTCATCTGGTACGCCGCATCGGTCTGGATGAATGCGCCCTGGCAGACCCGCCTCAACGAGCGGGCCGACCTCGCCAACGTCCCTTTCACCGAATTCGTCGCCCAGACCTGGGCCCAGGACAAGCCGGTGCTGCCCTCGCCGCATCAGGTGGCGGGCGAAATCTGGAACGCCACGATCGCCCTCGAGCCTACGTCGAAACGCTCGCTCGCCTATCATGGCTGGATCACACTTTCCGCCACCCTGCTCGGCTTTGCCTTCGGAACGAGCCTCGGCGTGCTTCTCGCCGTCGCCATCATCCACAATGACGCGTCCGACCGCTCGCTGATGCCCTGGATTATCGCCAGCCAGACTGTGCCTATCGTTGCGGTCGCGCCCATGCTGGTGGTGGGGCTCAACGCCGTGGGGCTGACCGGGCTTGTGCCCAAGGCGCTGATCTCTATGTATCTGTCGTTCTTCCCGGTAGTCGTCGGCATGGTCAAAGGCCTCCGGTCTCCCGAGGGCATCCAGCTCGATCTGTTACGCACCTATGACGCAACGCCCTGGCAAGCGTTCTGGAAGCTGCGCTGGCCCGCTGCCATGCCGTTTCTCTTCGCCTCGATGAAGGTCGGCATCGCCATTTCGCTGGTCGGCGCCATCGTCGCCGAACTCTCCAACACTGCCGGTGGTGGTCTCGGCGTGCGGCTCCTGACCGGGTCGGTCAATGGACAAACAGTTCAGATCTGGGCAGCGCTTTTTATCGCAGCGGGCCTCGCCGCCGTCCTAGTTGCCGTGGTCGGCCGTGCCGAGCACATGGTCAATCGCCGCACGGGGGTTCGGGCATGA
- a CDS encoding ABC transporter substrate-binding protein, with amino-acid sequence MKKLIGGLLAGALALSASSAFAQDALTLQLKWVTQAQFAGYLVAESKGFYDEENLDITILPGGPNVAPEQVIAGGGADIIVAWMAAAMSAREAGVPLVNIAQPFKRSGLMMICPTESEVTEVADFPGKTLGVWFFGNEYPFFAWMNKEGIPTDGSEGGVTVLQQSFDIQPMIQGQADCISVMTYNEYGQALDAGYGPDNLTIFNYTEMGNDLLEDGLYVMEDTLSDPAKVDAYTRFVRASMKGWQYALDNPDEAAQIVVDMDDTGAAELAHQRYMVEEVSKLVDPSDPALDEATYDRTVKALMDQAIIKAEPEGAFTTAVTDALN; translated from the coding sequence ATGAAAAAGCTTATTGGCGGACTTCTGGCGGGCGCTCTGGCGCTTTCGGCCAGCTCTGCTTTCGCGCAGGACGCGCTGACGCTGCAACTTAAATGGGTCACGCAGGCGCAGTTCGCCGGCTACCTCGTGGCAGAGTCCAAAGGGTTCTACGACGAGGAAAACCTCGACATCACCATTCTGCCAGGCGGTCCGAACGTCGCGCCCGAACAGGTGATCGCCGGCGGTGGCGCCGATATCATCGTTGCCTGGATGGCGGCGGCCATGTCGGCGCGCGAAGCCGGCGTGCCACTGGTCAATATCGCCCAGCCCTTCAAGCGTTCTGGCCTGATGATGATCTGCCCGACCGAGTCGGAAGTCACCGAAGTGGCCGATTTCCCGGGCAAGACCTTGGGCGTCTGGTTCTTCGGCAACGAATATCCGTTCTTTGCCTGGATGAACAAGGAAGGCATTCCGACCGACGGTTCGGAAGGCGGCGTCACGGTTCTCCAGCAGAGCTTCGATATTCAGCCGATGATCCAGGGTCAGGCCGATTGCATTTCGGTCATGACCTATAATGAATATGGCCAGGCGCTCGACGCCGGCTATGGCCCGGATAACCTCACCATCTTCAACTATACCGAGATGGGCAACGACCTTCTCGAAGACGGCCTCTATGTCATGGAGGACACGCTTTCCGACCCGGCCAAGGTCGACGCCTATACCCGCTTCGTCCGCGCTTCGATGAAGGGTTGGCAGTATGCGCTCGACAATCCCGATGAAGCCGCGCAGATCGTCGTCGACATGGACGATACCGGCGCCGCCGAACTGGCGCACCAGCGCTACATGGTCGAGGAAGTCTCCAAGCTCGTCGATCCGTCCGATCCGGCTCTCGACGAGGCCACCTATGATCGTACCGTCAAGGCGCTAATGGACCAGGCCATTATCAAGGCAGAGCCGGAAGGCGCCTTCACCACTGCCGTGACGGACGCCCTGAACTAA